A segment of the Aliidongia dinghuensis genome:
GGGCGCCGGCCCCTTGTCCGACCGCGACGCGGCGGAGCTGAAGGAACTGCGGTTCGAGGGCTGGAAGCTGCGGTTCGCGACACGCGACCTGATCTCGCCCGCCGGCGGCGAAATCGCGCTCACCCCGTCGGAATTCAACCTGCTGGCCGCCCTCGCCTCCGCACCGCTGCGCGTGCTGTCGCGCGAGAAGCTTCTGGACGCGATCGCGCGGAAAGAGGACGCGCCGATCGACCGCACCATCGACGTGCTGGTGAGCCGCCTCCGCCGCAAGCTCGAGACCGATCCGCGCAAGCCGCAGCTCATCGTGACCGTCCCCGGCTTCGGCTATCGCTTCGCTGCATCGGTCACCGAAAACCTGTCGCCCGACGCCGCGCTCTAACTATTTGATTAGAGGCGTCGTTTCCTAGCCGGCCGCCCGATCGTCGCGGGCGAGCGCGTCCAGCGCCCGGCCGAGCTGCGCGTCGGCCGCGGCAACCGTTTCGGGCAGCAGGGTCGCCAAGCGCTGAAGCTCGGCGTCGAGCCCGTCCCGGCCGGCCGACTCGAGCTTTCCGGCAAGGCCGCTGAGCCGCTCGAGCCGGGCCGACGCCGCGAGCCCGGCAAGCTTGTGGGCGGCGGCCGCGATCGAGGCCGTTTCGCCGCCGGCGAGCGCCTCCCGGAGCGCCGCGTCGGTTTGCGCCAGCGACGCGCGCGCGGTCGCGAGCAGCCGTCCGGCGATTTCCGGTCCCAGGTCGTCGGCGAGCCGTGTGAGCGCATTTTGCGGTGCCGACGCGGCCGTGCCCAGCAGCGGGACCAGCGCTTGCAGCAGCTTCTCGACGACGACCGGCTTCACCACGACACCGTCCATGCCCGCTTCATGGCAGGCGGCGAGGTCCTCGGGGCGGGCATTCGCCGTGACGCCCAGCACCGGCACGCGCTGGTCGGGACGCTCGCGCTCGCGTAGGCGGCGCGTGGTTTCGATGCCGTCGAGCGCGGGCATGCGCATGTCCATGAGCACGGCATCGACGTCAATGCGGCTCAAGATGTCGAGCGCGCCCTCGCCGCTCGCCGCCTCGACCACGACCGCACCGCGCGAGCGCAGCAGCTCGCCCAGCAGGAAACGGTTGGCCGGCTCGTCGTCGACGACCAGCAGCCGCCGGCCAGACACGCTGGCGAGCACGGCGGGCGGCTCGGCATCCGCCTCGTGATCGAGTACCACCGGCAGCGTCAGCCAGAAGCAGCTGCCCTCGCCCGGCCGGCTCGTGACGCCGACGTCTCCGCCGGACAGGCGGGCGAGCCGGCGGCAGATCGCAAGGCCCAGGCCCGTGCCGCCGAAGCGGCGCCGAATCGACGGGTCGGCCTGCACGAACGGCTCGAATATGATCGCCCGCTGCTCTTCGCTGAGCCCGATGCCGGTGTCGACGACCTCGATGCGCAGCACCGGCCCGTCGGCGCCGGCGCGCAGCCCGCCACGGACGACGATGCCGCCGCGCTCGGTGAACTTGACCGCATTGCCGATCAGGTTGAGCAGGATCTGGCGCAGCCGGCTCTCGTCGCCGACCAGCACCTCCGGCAGCGCGCCGTCCAGCATCGCGACGAGATCGAGCGACTTGGCGCTGGCATCCGGCATCAGCAGGGCCACCGCATCCTCGACGATCTGGCGAGGCCGGAACCGGGCCGTCCCCGGCTCGATCTGCCCCGCGTCGACGCCGGCGAAGTCCAGGATGTCGTTGATCGTGACATGGAGCGTCCGCCCGGCGACGGCGATGATGTCGACGCAGCGCCGCTGCATGCGGTCGAGGCTCGTCTCGGACAACAGGCGAATGGCGCCGATCGTGGTATGGATGGGCGTGCGCAGCTCGTGGCTGATCGTCGAGAGAAAGTTGGCCTTGGACCGGTTTGCCTCGTCGGCACGCGCCAGTGCCGCACGCAGGTCGTCGGCCTGGTGCGCAAGGCGTGCTGCGAAGCCCTCGTTGCGCAGCCGCAGCGAAAAGGCCTGGGCGTAGAGCCTTCCGATCCGCAACCCTTGGCAGGCGAGCGCCACGGCGAGAACCGCGGTCATTACGGCCATGCCGATCTGGAACGTCCCGCCGTCGAGCCAGAGCCGCAGCGACAAGAGCGGCAGGCACGGCAACAAAGAGCCGAAGAATGCCGGCAGGAAGGCCGACAGCACGCCGGTGCCGATCGTGTTGAGCACAGAGATGGCGAGGATGAGCACCGTCTGCGGCTCGACGTCACCCGGGACGAAGAACAAGAAGGCGCTGGCTCCCCACAGCCCGGCGGTCACGGTCGAGCCGAGCACGGCGCCCGCCTGCCAGGGCAGCCCCGATCGCTCGGCCCCCGCCCGGCGGAAGCGCCGCATCAGCAAGAGACGCGCGCACAGCACCAGAAGATGGGCGGCACACCAGGCTGCGGCTGTGCGCCGATCCAGCCGATCGCCGATCGCCCAGAGCACCAGGGCAACGCCGACAGCATTGGCGATGACCACGTTCGGCAGGCTGTCGAAATAAGCCGAGAGCTGCGCCGCCCGCAGCGCGGCCGCATCCAGCGTATCAGCCTCCGTCCCGGTCGTATCGGCGACCCGCAGCATCGTCCCCCTTTCTCCAGCGTCGATTTCCTGGGCGTCGAACGGGACCGGCGATGCCCCGTTCGGACCAGTTGCGCCCGGACCGGTTGCGCCTCGTGTGGTCGAGCACCAAGACTAACGAACGATCGGGAAGATTACTTTTACGTTTCGTCGGCATAATGGCGAGCGCTACCCTCTCACACCTCCCTTAGGCGCCGCGGGATAGCCGGCGCCGCGATTGATCATGCTCCGGCGGAAAGGACAAAAACGCGCATGAGGTTGGTTCGCCTGCCCCGGACAACCATCGCTCTGTGCGTCGTGGCACTTGCCGCCTTGGCCGTCATCGTCCTGTCGGGCTGGTTCGCCGTCGAATCACGCAGCATCGCGCTCGCCAACGCCGGCATCGCCGAACGGAACCTCGCCCGCGCGCTCACCCAGAACGCCGACCGCGCCATCGAGGGCACCAACATCGTCCTGCGCACGAGCGTCGACATCGTCGAGCAGGCTGGCCTCAAGAGCTACAACGAAGATACGCTCCACGCCTTTCTGCAGGAGCGCTCGGACGGGCTGCTCGCGATCAAGTCGCTCATCATCGCTGATGCCGGCGGCCATCTGCTGGCCGATTCCGAAGCCTACAACGTCACCGCCGTCTCGGTCGCCGATCGGGACTTCTTCCAGGCGCACAAGGACACGGTCCTCAACGACTATTTCGTGGGCGCCCCGGCCCATTCCCGGCTCGACGGGCAATGGACCTTCGCCATCAGCCGGCGCATCAACAATCCCGACGGCAGCTTCGCCGGCATCGTCGTCGCCGACGTCGACTTGAGCTACTTCAAACTGTTCTACGACACGATCGATGTCGGTGCCGACGGCCGCATCGCCCTCATGCGTGCCGACGGCACGATCCTGACCGAGAAGCCGTACGAGGCCGGGACGACGGGCTCGCGCTACGTCGACGACCCGGACTACCAGGCCCATGTGGCCGCAGTGGAGTTCAGTACGTTCCGCGCCACCGGCCCCGACGGCGTCCCGCGGCTCGTTACATATCACCGGTCGGAGGACGGCCGGTTCGTCATCGCCGTGGCGCTGCCGATCGCGAGCGTGCTCGCGGACTGGCAGCGCGACACCGAGCGCAACATGGAGATCGCGGGCGCGGTCAGCCTCGTCATCCTGCTGCTCGGCATCGCGCTCTGGCGGCAGTATCACCGGTCCGAGACCGCAACACGCGAAGCCGCCGCCGCCGCTGTCGCAACGCTCGAGAAGAACGCGATCCTCAACACCATCCTGCAGAACCTGCCCGACGGCATCCGCGTGCTGGATCGCGACCTGAAGCTCGTCGCCTGGAACGACGTGGTGTTCGACGTGCTCTCGATCGATCGCGACACCGTGCTAAACGCGCCGGATCCGAGCCGGGCGATGCGTCAGCTGATGGCCGAGCGCGGCGCGCTCGATCCCGGCGGCACGGCACGGCTGAACGCGGTGCTCGAGGGCGAGGAGAACCGCATCCGCGCCGGCAAGCCGATGCGATTCGAGCGCCAGCAGAGCAACGGCACCTGGATCGAGATGCGCGCCCATCCGATGCCGGACGGCGGCGAGGTCGCGATCGTGCGCGACATCAGCGAGCGCAAGCAGCGCGAGATGGAAGTCGAGGAAGCGCACTGGCGGCTCGAGCGCCAGGCCGCCGACCTCATCGCTGCGTCGGGCGAGCTCACCATCGCGCGCGCCGAGGCCGAGGCGGCGCGGGCCCACGCGGAGGCGGCGAACCAGGCCAAATCCGAATTCCTCGCCAACATGAGTCACGAGATCCGCACGCCCATGAACGGTGTGCTGGGCATGGC
Coding sequences within it:
- a CDS encoding ATP-binding protein, which codes for MLRVADTTGTEADTLDAAALRAAQLSAYFDSLPNVVIANAVGVALVLWAIGDRLDRRTAAAWCAAHLLVLCARLLLMRRFRRAGAERSGLPWQAGAVLGSTVTAGLWGASAFLFFVPGDVEPQTVLILAISVLNTIGTGVLSAFLPAFFGSLLPCLPLLSLRLWLDGGTFQIGMAVMTAVLAVALACQGLRIGRLYAQAFSLRLRNEGFAARLAHQADDLRAALARADEANRSKANFLSTISHELRTPIHTTIGAIRLLSETSLDRMQRRCVDIIAVAGRTLHVTINDILDFAGVDAGQIEPGTARFRPRQIVEDAVALLMPDASAKSLDLVAMLDGALPEVLVGDESRLRQILLNLIGNAVKFTERGGIVVRGGLRAGADGPVLRIEVVDTGIGLSEEQRAIIFEPFVQADPSIRRRFGGTGLGLAICRRLARLSGGDVGVTSRPGEGSCFWLTLPVVLDHEADAEPPAVLASVSGRRLLVVDDEPANRFLLGELLRSRGAVVVEAASGEGALDILSRIDVDAVLMDMRMPALDGIETTRRLRERERPDQRVPVLGVTANARPEDLAACHEAGMDGVVVKPVVVEKLLQALVPLLGTAASAPQNALTRLADDLGPEIAGRLLATARASLAQTDAALREALAGGETASIAAAAHKLAGLAASARLERLSGLAGKLESAGRDGLDAELQRLATLLPETVAAADAQLGRALDALARDDRAAG
- a CDS encoding response regulator transcription factor; its protein translation is MQHLLVIEDEDFSRSLLSAYLETNGFVVSGVGSGEQGLAAIDTGKIDVVLLDLGLPDVDGIEVLKRIRARSPIPVIIISSRERVEDRLVALEAGADDFLVKPFDPRELAARLKVVLRRTGAGPLSDRDAAELKELRFEGWKLRFATRDLISPAGGEIALTPSEFNLLAALASAPLRVLSREKLLDAIARKEDAPIDRTIDVLVSRLRRKLETDPRKPQLIVTVPGFGYRFAASVTENLSPDAAL